The proteins below are encoded in one region of Brachyspira intermedia PWS/A:
- a CDS encoding DUF4132 domain-containing protein, whose protein sequence is MSIIDSYIDDIFKNHPYKDDIKKYVNNENDNINFDTEETNLTISNNRSIYSNLLELYANDKQNESLIRLFKVISMQKIENIYIFEMLIINIISGMNVKDALLKCISIKKINDWNRDYKKYSYNVNPISNEIMNAKINILIYYYYAEKYFPKETNEYMENICSSNIDDIINEYGDNILIPLMALTIKIYFGDYSKISAILEYSQKVNYLDSIISLFIIVNIDDNISKRFKELIENNMLSGNENLFISLAYMIKLFFLTRKNYSEKFKNKSFDDFIYDLVDFNIPKYFIFLIKYLDTNLSINSNKVFEGIKNLYSKDKESFYKLYDILKKVEIPYIIEMKSVLNCVLLNAKDDNADVTVLDNSIDYFIGNIKKELEKIYDIKSDNIFELLENENIDKYDLSVNLSNELIFTTKIVVLMYDYNEKARKIVRALLKSLPYNLAIPLMIKDRKEFYDIKLKEILDYLQGYDLDLKDLIITYLYTYPIYIFSTKYILKLVTKNADYTVEMFHDKTFLKAASYKSYALIDFLELLYKKDKAGFTNYSAICYVLHLKNKEIINCALSLIEEDEYNSRAYVENSIHAYREDVQFELKKIIKKWNYRRKGFKFKTLDDINQYIDDYYEESYEHLIDFIDESLISDVVLRSDKNTKVPVKIIKYILLEYMLLKEPYRIKDIDRMIDLFDMNSIRSTFENVYKYWTDNNCEESKKNIILPYCIYADYSQIVNLYDKIEYWQENFQSSLAAYIIPAIAMNGEKFALMIINNIIYTSNNKVVKNAAIGSFEKAAECLNIPIDNLFDKVLPNLGFNVERNKVINYGKQQFTLQLLSDSYLEIIDNENHKILKELPDAIDGDDEIKVTEAKKDLIHIRNSLRAIIAYQTDKLKKVMFNARKWDYETFFEVFVENPVMQYFTLAFVWGVYDEDNNLIECFRYMEDGSLISIDEDLYELPKNIKYYISLYHPIDQDEDYQKVWTYQLELYEINQPIEQIKIKRYILNDNDVENDSIISLKGQKLSLEYMEKLSKELDMKTEYFDEYVSYYMADNVLKIICEINCSISDEDMIIDSIKFYELEKYNKFGRVISPFDIEKRFISTMIYYLSLGFYD, encoded by the coding sequence ATGAGTATTATAGATAGTTATATAGATGATATTTTTAAAAATCATCCGTATAAAGATGATATAAAAAAATATGTCAATAATGAAAATGACAATATAAATTTCGATACTGAAGAAACAAACCTGACTATTTCAAATAATCGTTCGATATATTCAAATCTATTAGAGCTATATGCCAATGATAAGCAAAATGAAAGTTTAATTAGATTATTCAAAGTCATATCTATGCAAAAAATAGAAAACATATATATTTTTGAAATGCTTATCATTAATATAATATCCGGTATGAATGTAAAAGATGCATTATTAAAATGCATATCTATAAAGAAAATAAATGATTGGAACAGAGATTATAAAAAATATTCATACAATGTAAATCCTATTTCAAATGAAATAATGAATGCTAAAATTAATATACTCATTTATTATTATTATGCTGAAAAATATTTTCCAAAAGAAACCAATGAATATATGGAAAATATATGCTCATCCAATATAGATGATATTATAAATGAATACGGTGATAATATATTAATTCCATTGATGGCTTTAACTATAAAGATATATTTTGGAGATTATAGTAAAATATCTGCTATACTAGAATATTCACAGAAAGTAAATTATTTAGATTCTATAATTTCTCTTTTTATTATTGTAAATATAGATGATAATATATCAAAAAGATTCAAAGAATTAATAGAAAATAATATGCTTAGCGGAAATGAGAATTTATTTATCAGCTTAGCATATATGATAAAATTATTTTTCCTAACAAGAAAGAATTATAGTGAAAAATTTAAAAATAAAAGTTTTGATGATTTCATATATGATCTTGTAGATTTTAATATACCAAAATATTTCATCTTCCTTATAAAATATTTGGATACCAATTTATCAATTAATTCAAATAAAGTATTTGAAGGGATAAAGAATTTATACAGCAAAGACAAAGAATCATTTTATAAACTTTATGATATATTAAAAAAAGTTGAAATACCATACATTATAGAAATGAAATCAGTATTAAATTGTGTTCTTTTGAATGCTAAAGATGATAATGCTGATGTTACAGTTCTTGATAACAGCATAGATTATTTCATAGGAAACATTAAAAAAGAATTAGAAAAAATATATGATATAAAATCTGATAATATATTTGAATTATTAGAAAATGAAAATATAGATAAATATGATTTGTCTGTTAATCTCAGCAATGAATTAATATTTACAACAAAAATCGTAGTTCTTATGTATGATTATAATGAAAAGGCAAGAAAAATTGTTCGTGCTTTACTTAAATCATTGCCTTATAATTTAGCTATACCATTGATGATTAAAGATAGAAAAGAGTTCTATGATATTAAATTAAAAGAGATACTTGATTATTTGCAAGGGTATGATTTAGATTTGAAAGATTTAATAATAACGTATCTATACACCTACCCTATTTATATTTTCAGCACAAAATATATATTAAAACTAGTTACTAAAAATGCTGATTATACAGTAGAAATGTTCCATGATAAAACATTTTTGAAAGCAGCTTCATATAAAAGTTATGCTCTAATAGATTTCTTAGAACTTCTATACAAAAAAGATAAAGCAGGATTCACAAACTATTCTGCAATTTGTTATGTACTGCATTTAAAAAATAAAGAGATAATAAACTGTGCTTTAAGTTTGATAGAAGAAGATGAATACAATTCTAGAGCTTATGTTGAAAATAGTATACATGCCTATAGAGAAGATGTACAGTTTGAATTGAAAAAGATAATAAAAAAATGGAATTACAGAAGAAAAGGATTTAAGTTCAAAACTTTAGATGATATAAATCAGTATATTGATGATTATTATGAAGAAAGTTACGAACATTTAATTGACTTTATAGATGAATCTTTAATATCTGATGTAGTTTTAAGAAGTGATAAGAATACTAAAGTTCCTGTAAAAATTATTAAATATATACTTTTAGAATATATGCTTCTTAAAGAACCTTATAGAATAAAAGATATAGACAGAATGATAGATTTATTCGATATGAATTCCATAAGAAGTACATTTGAAAACGTATATAAATATTGGACTGATAATAATTGCGAAGAAAGCAAAAAGAATATCATTCTACCTTATTGTATTTATGCTGATTATAGCCAGATAGTAAATTTATATGATAAAATAGAATATTGGCAGGAGAACTTTCAATCATCTTTAGCAGCATATATAATACCTGCAATAGCAATGAACGGTGAAAAATTTGCATTGATGATAATAAACAATATTATATATACTTCTAATAATAAAGTAGTAAAAAATGCTGCAATAGGTTCTTTTGAAAAGGCAGCAGAATGTTTGAATATACCTATTGATAATTTATTTGATAAAGTTCTTCCTAATTTAGGTTTTAATGTAGAGAGAAATAAAGTTATCAATTATGGAAAGCAACAATTTACACTTCAGTTGTTAAGCGATTCATATTTAGAAATAATCGATAATGAAAATCATAAAATATTAAAAGAACTTCCCGATGCTATAGATGGAGATGATGAAATAAAAGTAACAGAAGCCAAAAAAGATTTAATACATATAAGAAATTCATTAAGAGCTATAATAGCATATCAAACAGATAAACTAAAAAAAGTAATGTTTAATGCAAGAAAATGGGATTATGAAACTTTCTTTGAAGTATTTGTAGAGAATCCCGTTATGCAGTATTTTACTCTGGCATTTGTTTGGGGTGTATATGATGAAGATAACAATTTAATAGAATGCTTCAGATATATGGAAGATGGTTCCTTAATTTCAATAGATGAAGATTTATATGAGCTTCCTAAAAATATAAAATATTATATAAGTTTATATCATCCTATTGATCAAGATGAAGATTATCAAAAAGTTTGGACTTATCAATTAGAGCTTTATGAAATAAATCAGCCTATAGAACAAATAAAAATAAAAAGATATATATTAAATGACAATGACGTTGAAAATGATTCTATAATATCTTTAAAAGGTCAGAAATTATCATTAGAATATATGGAAAAATTATCCAAAGAGTTGGATATGAAAACAGAATATTTTGATGAGTATGTATCTTACTATATGGCAGATAATGTTTTAAAAATAATATGCGAAATTAACTGCAGTATATCTGATGAAGACATGATAATAGATAGTATAAAATTTTATGAATTAGAAAAATATAATAAATTTGGCAGAGTAATTTCTCCTTTTGATATAGAAAAAAGATTTATTAGTACAATGATTTATTATTTATCTTTAGGTTTTTATGATTAA